GGTATCGAGATACCGTTTCTCCTGCTTATGGGAAGAGGCGACGAGGAGGTCGCGAGTGAGGCGTTCAGCGGCGGCGCGACCGACTACCTCCTCAAGCTTGAGATAATGGAGGACAACGAGTACAGACGTCTCGCCAACACGATCGAGAACGCCGTCTCACAGCACCAGACACAGAAGAAGTACGAGCTACTTCTGAGTAACACTCCCGACTACATAGCCCAGATAAGCCGAGACGGTGAGCTTCTCGCCGTGAACCCGGCTATGACGGACGCATTCGGCGAGAAGGAGTCGGATCTCATCGGAGAGTCGGTATCTGACCTGATGCCCGAAGGAGTCGGAGAGATGAGGCTTGAGATGGGACGTGAGGTCATAGACGAGAAAGAGACGAAGACCTACGAGGACAGCTACGAGGGAAGGTACTTCCACAATATATTCGTCCCCGTCGATCTCCACGGTGAGGAAGAGAGCTTCCAGATGATCTCACGTGACATAACACGCAGGAAGGAGCGTGAGAAGGAGCTAGAGCTTCAGAACGAACGCCTCGACGAGTTTGCGAGTGTGGTCTCACACGACCTCCTCAATCCCCTCAACGTCGCACAGGGACGTCTCGAGTTAGCGCGCGAGACGGGAGACGACGACGAGTTCGACGAGGTCGAGGAGGCTCTCGAGAGGGTCGAGAACATAGTCAGCGACGTCCTCGACCTCGCACGTCAGGGTCAGACTGTCGGAGAGACCGACGAAGTAAGTCTCAAGGAGACTGTGAGGCAGGCATGGAGAAACGTACATACGAAGGACGCCTCAGTCGAGATAGACGACAGACTCGGAACCGTTTCAGCCGACGAGAGCCGTCTGCGTGAGGCACTCGAAAACCTCTTCAGGAACTCGGTCGAACACGGCGGCGACGACGTCAGCATACACGTCGGAAGCATAGAGAACGGATTCTACGTCGAGGACGACGGTGAGGGAATATCGGACGAAGAGAGGGAGAACGTCTTCGACCACGGCTACACGACTACCGACGAGGGCACCGGGTTCGGTCTGTCGATAGTCGAAAGTATCGTCGAGGCACACGGATGGGAGATCGAACTCGAAAGCTCGGACCTCGGCGGTCCGCGGTTCGTCGTGAACACGAGGTAGAGAGAGACCACCACTTAGACGTTGTGTCAGTCCTTCCGCATTTCAACTCTGTACGCTTGTCGGGCTCCGGAAGCCAAGGGATTAAATATATTTTAGGTCATATGTCTTCCCTTGTTGTCCTTGAGACAAAATATTCGGTATAGAACTTGGTTTTGTGGATATTGCAAAATTTTCACTCGTCTCCGTATTTAAAATACCTCTATTAGGAGGCATTTCTTATTCTTCGTATCACCGTGTTGTAGTAGACATGGTAGAGACGATAACAGCAGAAGAGCTGAGAGACCTCCAGGACAGCGACCAAGACTACGTCTTAGTCGACACGAGAAACCAGGAGGACTTCGAGAACTGGCACGTCGGCGGAGCCGTAAACGTCGAGTACTCGTACTCAGACAGTGAACTCAGAGGCGACTGGGACTCCGTCAAGGAAGAGTACGGCATAGACGAGGACACTCAGATAATCAGTATCTGTGCGAAGGGGAAGGCGTCGGAGGCTTTCGCAGACTACCTCGAAGACAGAGGCTACGACAACGTTAAGAGCGTCGACGGCGGCATGGAAGCGTGGGGAGCCGTCTACGACAAGACGAAGATAGCCACCGACAGGGACGAGATGGAGATAATACAGGTACAGAGGAGGTCGAAAGGCTGTCTCGGATACATAGTCGGCTGTAAGGAGACGGGAGAGGCGGCGGCGATAGATGTCACACGCCACAAGAACGAGTATCTCGACGCCGCCTCCGAACACGGCTACAAGATATCGGCGATATTCGAGACCCACATACACGCCGACCATCTCATGAAGGGCGCGCGAGAGCTACGTGACGAGCTCGACGTACCTTACTACCTCGGAAGCGAGGCGGAGACACGTAACCCGCAGTTCGAGTACGACCCCGTCGAGCCTAACGGCACCGTAGAGGTCGGCAACGTCAGTATAAAGGCGGTACACACCCCGGGACACACCACGGGATCGACGTCGTGGCTCGTCGAGGACGTCGCACTCATGACAGGAGACACACTCTTCGTCGAGTCGGTCGGACGTACTGAGCTCCAGTTCGAGGGTGCCGACGCCGAGGACGCCTCGGGCGTTCTTTACGACACCCTCCAGAACATGATGTCACAGCCCGACACGGTCAAGGTACTCCCCGCCCATTTCTCGGTCACAGACGACGGCGAGTTCATCGACGTTACTCCGGGACAGCCGATGACGGCGACAATCGGCTACATACGTCAGAACAACGAGATGATAAATATGGACAAGGACGAGTACGTCGACGCTGCCTTCGAGAACATGCCGTCGAAGCCTCCCAACTACGAGAACGTCATCGCTACGAACGAGGGCAAACGCGAGCTTGAGAGCGAGGAGGAGGCTGAGGAGCTAGAGCTAGGACCCAACAGGTGTGCGGCGACCGAGGAGAGCGTAGTCGCAGACGACTAACTAACTAATCCTCTGTTCGCGGCTCTTTCCGGTTTATTTCTAGGCTTCCCGAGACCTTCTGAGGCGAGGGTGGCTGTATCTGTATCCCCACGTCCTCAAACCTCTCCTTGACGCGCTGTGAGTACTCCGAGCGCACCTCAACCACGTTCGAACGATCGGGGTCTTTGAGCCAGACACGTGACTCCAGAGCGACGTAAGATCCCGCAAACTCCCTCAGGTAGACTCCGGGTTCGGGGCTTTCGAGTATCTCGTCGTGTGCAAACGCCTCCTGTATGAGTATCTCCCTCGCGGTGTCTATGTCGTCGTCGTAGTCTATCCCGAACTCGATTTCGAGACGAAGGTTCTGGTTCACCGAGACATTGGTGACCTGGTTAGCCACGAGCTGTGAGTTCGGAACCGTGACCTTCTCGTTGTTGAACTTACGTATACGTGTCGCCCTGTAGCCTATGTCGGTTATCGTCCCTTCAACCTCGCCGAACTTTATCCAGTCTCCGTAGTTGAGCTCGGTGTCGGCAATTATCACGATGCCGCTTATGAAGTTCGAGGTAACCTCGCGTGCGGCGACACCCACCGCGACCGTCGTGGCGGCGAGAACCACAGCC
This sequence is a window from Candidatus Afararchaeum irisae. Protein-coding genes within it:
- a CDS encoding response regulator — encoded protein: MSQTSRIRTLVVDDSSFFANMLSEELEEKYGMETFCVTSGSDALGMLSETDIDCVVSDYDMPGMDGLELLQRLRERGIEIPFLLLMGRGDEEVASEAFSGGATDYLLKLEIMEDNEYRRLANTIENAVSQHQTQKKYELLLSNTPDYIAQISRDGELLAVNPAMTDAFGEKESDLIGESVSDLMPEGVGEMRLEMGREVIDEKETKTYEDSYEGRYFHNIFVPVDLHGEEESFQMISRDITRRKEREKELELQNERLDEFASVVSHDLLNPLNVAQGRLELARETGDDDEFDEVEEALERVENIVSDVLDLARQGQTVGETDEVSLKETVRQAWRNVHTKDASVEIDDRLGTVSADESRLREALENLFRNSVEHGGDDVSIHVGSIENGFYVEDDGEGISDEERENVFDHGYTTTDEGTGFGLSIVESIVEAHGWEIELESSDLGGPRFVVNTR
- a CDS encoding rhodanese-like domain-containing protein; amino-acid sequence: MVETITAEELRDLQDSDQDYVLVDTRNQEDFENWHVGGAVNVEYSYSDSELRGDWDSVKEEYGIDEDTQIISICAKGKASEAFADYLEDRGYDNVKSVDGGMEAWGAVYDKTKIATDRDEMEIIQVQRRSKGCLGYIVGCKETGEAAAIDVTRHKNEYLDAASEHGYKISAIFETHIHADHLMKGARELRDELDVPYYLGSEAETRNPQFEYDPVEPNGTVEVGNVSIKAVHTPGHTTGSTSWLVEDVALMTGDTLFVESVGRTELQFEGADAEDASGVLYDTLQNMMSQPDTVKVLPAHFSVTDDGEFIDVTPGQPMTATIGYIRQNNEMINMDKDEYVDAAFENMPSKPPNYENVIATNEGKRELESEEEAEELELGPNRCAATEESVVADD
- a CDS encoding mechanosensitive ion channel family protein → MSIASEYTGLIQQIGILIFTLVVLYTLGVHVGKPAFLKLLVYIDADRRFKYAVRRFGNFLAFVVALILSTLASDFGEILAASAVVLAATTVAVGVAAREVTSNFISGIVIIADTELNYGDWIKFGEVEGTITDIGYRATRIRKFNNEKVTVPNSQLVANQVTNVSVNQNLRLEIEFGIDYDDDIDTAREILIQEAFAHDEILESPEPGVYLREFAGSYVALESRVWLKDPDRSNVVEVRSEYSQRVKERFEDVGIQIQPPSPQKVSGSLEINRKEPRTED